One Gimesia aquarii DNA segment encodes these proteins:
- a CDS encoding ABC transporter permease → MSMYDLTPINIGLAVMLVLINGIISIWMKLKLEKQLLLASIRAIVQLLLIGLILEWIFELSWWPIIGLLMFTMTLIASLTAVQRSQRRFPGIWLNSTVAVFASSWLVTGFALAAIIPPHSWSENPAQYLIPLLGMILGNTLNGISLGLDRLSEELVMRRAEVELKLTLGATRNEAARQALQNAVRSGMTPIINSMMVVGLVSLPGLMTGQILAGASPLDSVKYQIVIMFLIASGTALGTVISVLLGFRCLFNSKHQFLFDQIRRVG, encoded by the coding sequence ATCTCCATGTATGACTTAACTCCAATCAATATTGGTCTAGCTGTCATGTTGGTCTTGATCAATGGAATCATTTCCATCTGGATGAAACTAAAGTTGGAGAAACAACTGTTGCTTGCCTCAATTCGTGCGATTGTGCAATTGTTACTGATTGGCTTAATCCTGGAATGGATTTTCGAACTTTCGTGGTGGCCTATCATCGGTCTGTTAATGTTCACGATGACGTTGATTGCGAGTCTCACCGCAGTCCAACGTTCTCAACGTCGTTTTCCGGGAATCTGGTTAAACAGCACCGTAGCGGTTTTTGCCAGTTCCTGGCTGGTCACCGGATTCGCATTAGCGGCTATTATCCCACCACATAGCTGGTCAGAAAATCCTGCTCAATACCTCATTCCCCTGTTGGGAATGATCCTGGGTAATACGCTCAATGGTATCTCATTGGGTCTTGATCGATTGAGTGAAGAATTGGTGATGCGCAGGGCAGAAGTGGAATTGAAACTCACTTTGGGTGCCACTCGAAACGAAGCGGCTCGACAGGCGCTTCAAAATGCGGTCCGTTCCGGGATGACACCCATTATCAATTCGATGATGGTAGTAGGCCTGGTTTCACTTCCGGGTTTGATGACGGGGCAAATTCTAGCCGGTGCGAGCCCACTGGATTCTGTGAAATATCAGATTGTCATCATGTTTCTGATCGCGTCGGGAACCGCATTGGGAACCGTTATTTCTGTGCTGCTGGGCTTTCGATGTTTGTTTAATTCCAAACATCAATTCCTGTTCGATCAGATCAGACGAGTAGGGTAG
- a CDS encoding glycosyltransferase family 2 protein — translation MSRKALIALPVFNEESHVVEVLTEVSKYAEDILVVDDGSSDQTPERLKAMTGIKVISHPQNRGYGAALKSAFDYAIDHLDKYDVLVTIDCDGQHEPALLPDLVMQMRKSFESEPLDILSGSRYLKSFSSDSIPPEERRQINVAVTQRINDQLGFQISDAFCGLKAYRIESLSKFKITDMGYAMPLQLWVQAAAHGMKLLEFPVPLVYLEEERSFGGSLDDAIKRKAYYDEVLDREIQASGLTCCTTESCNDHADSYNE, via the coding sequence ATGAGCAGGAAAGCATTGATTGCTTTACCCGTATTCAATGAAGAGAGCCATGTGGTCGAAGTTTTGACCGAAGTGAGCAAGTATGCAGAGGATATCCTGGTCGTTGACGATGGCTCCTCAGACCAAACTCCAGAACGGCTCAAAGCAATGACAGGAATCAAAGTGATTTCTCATCCACAGAATCGAGGTTACGGTGCTGCCCTGAAAAGTGCATTTGATTATGCAATAGATCATCTGGATAAATATGATGTACTGGTAACGATTGACTGCGATGGTCAGCACGAACCAGCGTTATTACCTGATTTAGTCATGCAAATGCGTAAAAGTTTTGAAAGTGAACCACTGGATATTCTTTCCGGGAGTCGTTATTTAAAAAGCTTTTCCAGCGATAGTATCCCTCCTGAAGAGCGCCGACAAATCAATGTAGCAGTAACTCAGCGAATCAATGACCAGCTGGGATTTCAAATCAGCGATGCTTTTTGTGGATTGAAAGCGTATCGGATTGAGTCCCTCTCAAAATTCAAGATAACCGACATGGGATACGCGATGCCATTGCAGCTTTGGGTCCAGGCAGCCGCACATGGAATGAAGCTTCTTGAATTTCCTGTCCCACTCGTTTATCTCGAAGAGGAACGTAGTTTTGGAGGCTCATTGGATGATGCGATCAAACGCAAAGCGTATTACGATGAAGTACTAGATCGTGAAATTCAGGCTTCTGGATTAACCTGCTGTACGACTGAGAGTTGTAACGATCATGCCGATTCTTACAATGAATAA
- a CDS encoding superoxide dismutase has translation MSYSLPDLPYAYDALEPHIDAKTMEIHHTKHHQAYISKANAALEGHSDLAAKSIEDLVSDLSAVPEAIRGAIRNNGGGHANHSLFWTVMSPDGGGTPSGDLAEAIDSTFGSLDAFKEQFSNAAATRFGSGWAWLSVDGGKLVVESTPNQDTPLSEGRTPILGLDVWEHAYYLNYQNRRPDYISAFFNVVNWDEVAKRYAAAS, from the coding sequence ATGTCTTATTCGCTTCCCGATCTGCCCTATGCCTACGATGCACTTGAGCCGCATATTGACGCGAAAACAATGGAAATTCACCATACTAAGCATCATCAGGCTTATATTTCCAAAGCAAATGCCGCTCTGGAAGGACACAGCGACCTTGCAGCCAAATCCATTGAAGATCTCGTATCTGACTTGAGTGCTGTACCAGAAGCGATTCGTGGTGCGATTCGAAATAATGGTGGTGGTCATGCTAATCACAGCTTATTCTGGACCGTGATGTCTCCGGATGGAGGGGGAACCCCCAGTGGTGATCTTGCAGAGGCTATTGACTCCACTTTTGGTAGCTTGGATGCGTTCAAAGAACAGTTCTCCAACGCCGCTGCAACACGGTTTGGAAGCGGTTGGGCCTGGCTGTCTGTTGATGGCGGAAAATTAGTTGTTGAAAGCACCCCAAACCAAGACACTCCGCTCTCTGAAGGCCGAACTCCCATCTTGGGACTGGATGTCTGGGAACACGCATACTACCTAAACTACCAAAACAGACGCCCTGATTACATTTCAGCATTTTTCAATGTAGTTAACTGGGATGAAGTAGCGAAGCGGTATGCTGCAGCCAGTTGA